In Clostridiisalibacter paucivorans DSM 22131, the genomic stretch CTGTTGCAAATGCCATTTCCTTAGAATATCCCATCTTTTTACCTGCCAACATAGAGAATATTGCCATCCCTGTAACCCCTAGAATGATTATTCCCAATAGGGGTAATACTATCTCTGCCAGCATACTTGGAGTAGCCTTAGCTAATTGGGCAAATATATACGCCATCAATGATGTCATTAACCATCCAAAGGAGCCTGATAAATTTAGTGGCTTCCTTTCTAAAAATCCTATTTCAGATGCTATAACTCCAAATATAAGACAGACAACATATTTAGAAACAACCTCATTGGTTACAGAAGCAAATGACACTGCTGCCCATGCCACTAATCCCAATTTAGCTAAATACATATATATAGTTTGATATTTTTGTGGAAGGGGAGGAAAGATTTTAAATTTACTTTTAGTCTCCACTACCTCCTCAGATTTAGATTGAGTAACAGTTTGAGCATTTCCACTTCTAAATATCTTCAAAAGCCTCTTTCCTTCTTTTTTTAGACAATATGCGGTCAATGGATATCCTGCAAAACCTTGCATAACATACATTACTATTGCCAATACTCCAAGGTCCTCTAGTCCCTTAGCTGCAGCTGCATCAGACATCATTATTGCAGCTACTATACCACCACTCAATGGTGGCGTTGCAGCAACCACTGTCTCCCAACCAAATAATAGTCTTCCGATGGTCAATGTAGTAATACATAATCCAATAATTCCAATCAATGATATGGATATAGTCTTCCATTGACCTAGCAATTCACTAATGCTCATCATAGTTCCCATATGAGTGATAAGTAGATACATAGCTAATAATGCCATGGGCATTCCCAGACTAGATATATCCACTAAATCCTTAGGAAATATAGTCCAAAATCCCAATAAAAATAGTACTGCGGAAACAAATACTGATGGTATAAATGCCTTTGTCTTGGCAGATATCACATCTCCCACTGCCAATACAACTAAAATAATACAAAACGCCATAATAATACTCATTCAATTCCCTCCTTGAATTGTTGGAATTTGTTAAATTTTTAAAAAATTATTGTAATTACTGTTATATAACAAGCAATATATGTGCCAACATTACAGAAAAACCTTAGACATTAGTATATAAGCCATCTCTGTCTAAGGTTTTCATATAATTAATATTTCATAATAAAAAAAGTGATGAATTTCTTCATCACTTCAGATGAATTTTTTCATCACTTTCTATTTTTTATCTTTTTCAATTTTTTAACTACAGTTGACTGATCAATTCCCAATACTTGAGCAATCTTTCTTGTAGTCTTATATTCTTCTAAAGCCTTTAATAATAATTGAGTCTCCACTTGAGTAGTAGCTTCTTTGAGAGGCATAATATTTTTAACTTCTATATCATATTTTTCATTGAAATTACCCAATGTATTGTACACATAAGAACCTTGTATACAATCTTTGTCACAGGTGATTAATAATCGCTCTATAGTGTTCTCTAACTCTCTAATATTACCTGGCCAATCATAACTATTTAATACATCATATGCCTCTGATGTAAGTCTTTTATTCATGCAGTGTTTTTTATTATACTTTTCAACAAAAAAATATGTCAATAGAGGAATATCCTTTTTTCTATCTCTTAATGGAGGTATTTTAACTGGAAGTACATTTAATCTATAATACAAATCCTCTCTAAAATTACCTTCATAGACCATATTTTTTAAATCCTTATTTGTAGCAGCCAATATCCTTACATCTACTTTTATTGGACTAGAACCTCCAACTCTATATATTTCTTGATGCTCTAAGGCATGAAGCAATTTAACTTGTAAATGTATTGGAACCTCTCCTATCTCATCTAAAAATATGGTCCCATGATTTGCTATTTCAAAAAATCCCTTTTTGCCTAATTTACTGGCCCCAGTAAATGCCCCTTCATCATATCCAAATAGTTCTGATTCCATAAGATTCTCAGGTATTGCTCCACAATTTATATGTACAAATGGTTTATCTCTCCTTTTACTTATATTGTGTATGGTCTTAGCTATAAGGGTCTTTCCAACGCCAGTTTCTCCTTGTAATAGCACTGTTGCATTTACATTGGCAACTTGATTAACTAAAGTCATCACTCGTTTCATTTCCAATGTTTCTCCATATACTAACTTATTTTCTATCTCTTGTTTCTTTTGAAATTCTCTTCTATACCATTCTATTTGTTCTTCCGTTTCTTTCAGCCTATTCTTAATCTTTTCTATCTCTGTTACATCTTTTGCAACATTGATTATCCTCTTAAGTTTTCCTTTTTCATTAAACATGGGGATACCTATAACCATAAATCTTCTACCTGTTGCAGTAGTTTGCAATGCTGTTTCTTTTTTGCTAGTTTTCATAACCATAGCAGTCATGGACTCATCTATTAATCCAATCTTTTCAACATCTATGGCACTACTTCCTATTATTTTATCTTCTGAAACTCCAAAGTTTTTTTCTGTCCCTTTGCTTACCTTCAAAAAAACTCCTTTTTCATCTGCTATACTTATATGATCATAGGTTATATCAAAAATTAATTTAAATTCATCATAAGCTTCTTTATAAAATTCCAATTTTTGCAATATTCTATCTTCTTGAAATTCCATTCACATTCCACCCTCTAGCATTAATAATCTTAATTATTAACTTATAGTAAAACTAATAATATTGCAAGGACAATCTAGATTTATTCCTTATATATTATATATATTTTCTTAAAATTTTCTTTAGAAGTAATTTAGTCATATCTAATCATTGTATTAGCAATTAGATTGAAGGGCACACTATTTAATAAAATATAAATGCCTAATCCACATCCTCTAGGAGCGTGATATATTTGGAATACAATACTATATGGAAATTTTTATTGCTCATTATATTGCTATTCTTTTCTGGCTTCTTTTCTGCTTCAGAAACTGCCCTTATGTCATTAAGTAAGATTAGAATACGACATATGGCTGAAAAAAAGATAAAAAAAGCTGAACTTGTAAATAAATTGATTCAAAATCCCAATAGATTATTGGGTGCCATATTAGTTGGAAACAATATAGTAAATATAGGGGCCTCAGCATTGGCTACATCTCTAGCCATAGACTATTTTGGAAACTCTGGAGTAGGTATTGCCACAGGTATAATGACTATATTAGTACTCATCTTTGGAGAAATAACGCCTAAATCATTGGCAACCCAGCACTCAGAAAAGGTCTCACTCAAGGTGGCCAGTATTATATCTAATATAACAATAATATTGAATCCACTGGTTACCATATTAATCCGCATAACTAATATCATCATAAATATCTTTGGTGGCAAAACTGAAAAAAAGCAACCCTTCATTACTGAAGAAGAACTCAAAACTATAGTTACTGTTAGTCATGAAGAAGGTGTCCTAGAAGGTGAAGAGAAAAAAATGATATATAATGTCTTTGAATTTGGTGATTCACAAGCAAAGGATGTCATGACTCCTAGGACAGATATGATTACTTTAGATATAAATTCTACTTATGAAGAGATACTATTTGTTTTTAAAGAAGAACAATTTTCTAGAATACCTATATACGAAGATAGTTACGACAATATAGTAGGTATTCTATATATAAAAGATTTGATATTTTTTCAAACTAAACAAGAAAAGTTTAATATAAAAAAATATATGAGAACTCCATACTTTACATACGAATTTAAAAGTACGGCAGAACTATTTTATGATATGCGTAATAATCGTATCCCCATAGCCATAGTATTAGATGAATATGGGGGTACTGCTGGTATAGTCACCATAGAGGATTTAGTTGAAGAAATTGTAGGGGATATAGCCGATGAATATGACAAATACGAAAAGGAGATAGAGGTAATAAAAGATAATGAATATATTGTAGATGGTAGTACTAGGATTGACATGGTAAATGAAATGCTGGGATTAGATATAGAATCCGAAGATTTCGACTCCATAGGCGGATTTGTCATAGGTATCATAGGTAAAATCCCCAAACCAGGTGAACAGGTCAATTACAATAATATAAAATTTATTATAGAAAGTATTGAAAAAAACCGCATAGAGAAATTAAAGATTATAATATCTATATAAACAACAATAAGCTAACCGCCATCACAATCATCCCTCCTATTAGACCATATATAGATAGATGATGCTCTCCATATTTTTCTGATGCAGGCAATAATTCATCTAAAGATATATATACCATTATTCCTGCTACCATAGCAAATAGTATACCAAAGGTTAAATCGTTAAAAAGTCTAGATAACAATACATAACCTAATATAGCTCCTGCAGGTTCCGATAGCCCTGATATAAAAGAATAATAAAACGCCTTTCTTTTATTTCCAGTAGCATAATATATAGGCACCGATACAGCTATACCTTCAGGTATATTATGTATAGCTATGGCTACAGCTATAGGTAACCCTAGACTTGGATCTTTGAGTGCCGCTGTAAATGTAGCTAATCCTTCAGGAAAGTTATGTATGCCTATAGCCAATGCTGACATCATCCCCATACGCATTAAGCTCTGTTTCTTTACATCCTCATTTTCTTCATCTGTTATTTCTTCTACAGAACGCATAGAATGAGGATTTTCAAAACTAGGTACTAGTTTATCAATAATAGCGATTAAAAACATACCACCAAAAAAGCCCCCTGCAGTAGCCCAAGAGCCTGACTTGATTCCCATCTCTGCCACTAAAGATTCCTTCGCCTTTAACAATATTTCTGCAAAGGAAACATAAATCATAACTCCAGCAGAAAAACCTAACGATACAGATAAAAACTTAGTATTAGTTTTTTTAGCAAAAAATGCCAATGCACTACCTATCCCTGTAGCTAAACCAGCAAATAGTGTGAGGCCAAACGCAAATAAAATATTTTGTTCCATATAGTGTCTCCTTTCTTGTCAATATAATATTTTATACCCCTTTTTATATCAATTTCACAAAAACATAAAATTTTATAATATTTAGTATATATTTTGTTGAAAAATGTAGAAAAATGTAAAATTTTCTTGTATAATTTTTATATAGGCATACATATTCGATGTCAGTACTTTGATAGGAGGATACAATATGAGGATTGCATATAGCATAGCATTATATATTATTCCACCAATTATACTATTTTTTTCATCTTTTTCTTATGCCCAAAGATCTACTATAAAGTTACAATTAGATGAAAATTATCCTCCTTTTTCTTTAAAATATAATAATTATATATATGGATTTGATAAAGATTTAATGAATCTAATATTTAATAATAAAGATTATATTTTAAAGTATTCTTCTGGCTCTTGGAAGGATTTATTGACAAATGTAAAAAAAGACAATATACATATAACAAGCTTGATTGCTAAAAATAAAGAGAGGGAAAAATTCCTTTTCTTTACTAAACCAGTGTTACAGTCATATACAGGAGTATATTCTATTAAAAATTTTATTGACGTCTCATTAGAAAATTTGAGTCAGTATAAAATAGGTGTAGTAGATAGTTATTATGAAGAAGGCATACTGAGAGATATATTGAATATAGATGACTACATAACCTACGAAAATCCCAATGACCTCATACATGGACTTATGTCTCAAGAGGTAGATATAGTGTTTTCAAACCAAGATGTAATGGATTATTATATAATTCAAAAAAACTTAAAATCTATAATTATCCCTAGAATAACTAATAGATTTCCAGTGGACTTTTGTTATGGCATTAATAAGTCACATCCCGAATTAGTAAAATATATAAACAATCGCATTGAAGAATTGAAAAAAAATGGTATCTATGAGGAATTATATATTAAATATTTTTATGATCATTCTCAAGACTATATGAGAAAAAAACAATATAAGACTTATTTTATAATTTCTATTTCTTTTATTCTTCTAATCATAATATTTATTTTTACAAGATTATATATAAAATACCTTAGACAAAAGATAACAAAAGAAAAGTCACTATCTCAAAATATTATAGATAATTCCAATATCTTTATAGTTCTATGGAAGATAGATGGCAGTATCATCTCTATAAACAAATTTACTGAAAGAACTATAGGATATAGTGAAGAATACATAAGATTTAAGAAATGGGATCAATTTGTAGACTTTTCCAGTACAAATGTGGATAAAAATTTCATAATAGAAAAAGTAAATTCTGGTATTAATTTAGAGAATATTATAGCCCCCATAATATCTAAAGACAATAAAAAAATAGATGTTTCATGGAATATATGTATATTACCTCATATGGATAATGAAAAGATCTTTGGTATATCCATGGGTATCGATATATCTCAAAGGTTAAAAACAGAAAATCAACTTACTAATACAATAGAAGAATACAAACAGGCACAGAAAAAAATAAAGTATATGGCATATTATGATAGCTTGACACAACTACCAAATAAAATAAATTTTAAATCTATGCTGACAAACTACATTAGCAACGCAATTAAAGATAATACAAAAATAGCAATACTATTTCTTGATTTAGATAATTTTAAAGCAGTAAATGATACCTTTGGCCATTCCACTGGAGATACATTGATAAAAAAAGTAGCCTATAGACTTAAGTCCATATCTACTGGTCAAGTTTCAGTGGCAAGGATGGGAGGAGATGAATTTATATTATCTATTACTAATATATACTCCCGTAGAGAAATAATAGATACATTAGAAGAAATAATAAACTTATTTAATACTCCATTTAATATAAATAATCGCAACCTCTATATAAGTGCTAGCATAGGTATTTCCATATATCCTGATAATGGTGTTACAGAACAATCTTTATTTAGAAATGCTGATGTAGCAATGTATAAGGCTAAAAAACAAGGAAAAAATAAGTATCACTTCTTTACCAATGCCCTATATGAAGATACTCTAAAGAGTTTAGAATATGAACAAGATTTGAGAATGGCATTATCTAGAAAAGAATTGGAATTACACTATCAACCAATTATAGATATATCAAAACATAAAATAATCTCTGTAGAAGGATTGTTACGATGGAGACATCAGTCTAAAGGAATGATATCACCAATGGATTTCATTCCCATAGCTGAAGAAACTGGACTTATTATTCCTATAGGTGAATGGGTAATAGAATCTGCATGTTCTCAATTGGTAAAATGGAGAAAACAAGGTATAAAAAATATAAAGATGTCTATTAATTTATCTCCATATCAAATCCAATATAGTAATCTAAGCAATACTATAAAAGATATATTGGATAAAACATCTTGTCCTGCTGAACATTTACAACTTGAAATAACCGAATCAATGGCAATAGTAGACTTAGATAAAACTATATATTTCTTAAGAGAAATGAAGGCTTTAGGAGTAAAGATAGCCCTTGATGACTTTGGTACAGGCTATTCTGGTCTAAATTATCTTGCTAAATTACCCATAGATACTGTGAAAATAGATAAAGAATTCATAAAAGAAATACCTAATAATTGTCATTGTAGTTCTTTATTAAATGCCATAATAGAATTATCTCATCAATTGGGAAAAGATGTTATTGCTGAAGGTGTAGAAAATAAAATACAACTTGATTTATTAAATTCCTATAAATGTGATATGGTTCAAGGATATTATTTTAGCAAACCACTATCATCTTTAAAAACTTTTGAATTTATGAAAGGCTTTGATATAGATACTGGAAAAGAATAGACTATTCTTTTCCAGTATCTATTTTTAGAAATTTATCATTTTCTTAACTTATATTCTAACATCCTGTCTCATAAGGATCTTTAGGTATAGGCATATCTTTTTTTATACCCTTAATAAAGCTATCCATCCATTTAGGCTGTTCAGGCACTCTATTCTCCTTAATCACATTTTGCCATTCTTCATCGGTCAGTCTACCTTGTGACTTATTCATATTTACAAATTCGTAATAGCTAAATACAGCACCTCTAGTAATATACAGTTTACCATCTATTGGTACAACTACAAATATCTCACTAGCTGGACCTACTCCCACTTGAAAATATCCCCCTGCACTATATTGATTTGGACCTATAGTGTGTATATCGGATATAATCGCCATATTTTTATCGGTATCAGAGGTTATCTCAAACCATCTCATGCCATCACCAGCAAAAGAACTTGTAAGATATTCCAATAATCCCCCATAAGTAAGTAAGTCATAATATTCTTGATCCGTTAATTCTTCATTATTAAGTTGCTTTACCGAACAATCTATCAAGAACTGTAATAACTCTTCAAATTTCTGTAATTTATCTTCCAAGCTTCCAGTCAAAAGGTTTCTATTTTTAAGATTTAATTTAGAATATTTAGTCAACCAAAGTAATCTCTCATATACTTCTATATTTGGCTCTACATATCCCTTTATTTGTGGAGGCTCTTCACCACCTCCACATTCAGCACCACTCTGCTTACCATATAATACTGTATCATGTTTTAGTTCTGACCAACTAGCCAATGCCGTATTTAATGATTTATCTTCCCATACACTATTAGTCATAAAAGATGGATACCCGTCATCAAAAGTCCTAAGAAGCCCTTTTAATGTCCAAAGCCACCCATAATACATATTAGACCTGTATTTATCATCACTTATATTAGTAAACTTATTATTCATTTTATTAAATGCATCTACATATCCATCCCATTTTTCATTTTCTTTATTTACATCTATTTGAATATCATATGCCCTTTGAGACCCTAACACTGCCATAACATCAAGCCCTGATGGTATAGGTCTTTTTATAGGTTCTACCATTTCCTGTATGATTTCTGCATCAGGAACATATCTCTGTCCCATAAATCTAAATTGTTTTCCTACAGGCATATTTACCTGAGTATACTTAGCCTTTATTTTAGGCTCTGGTAATTTTTCTGCTTCTTCATATATTTTGTTTAATCTCTCTTTATCACTAAACTCACTTATATCGGGATTTTTTCCATATACATCTAAAATTAAATCTCTATAGTGATATAAGTTCAAATCATCCCCAGTTCCTACATAAAACCCTGTGGGTTCATATATATTTTCCCACAGCTGAATATCTATATCACCAGAGTCCTCATTGTTTAAAAACACAGTATAAGTTATAAGTAATGCCTGCAAAGTTTCCTCCATTGCCCTCTTTTCTTTTCCATTTTCATCTAATATGTGAAGTGGAAAACCTACTTGTCCATACCACA encodes the following:
- a CDS encoding membrane protein → MSIIMAFCIILVVLAVGDVISAKTKAFIPSVFVSAVLFLLGFWTIFPKDLVDISSLGMPMALLAMYLLITHMGTMMSISELLGQWKTISISLIGIIGLCITTLTIGRLLFGWETVVAATPPLSGGIVAAIMMSDAAAAKGLEDLGVLAIVMYVMQGFAGYPLTAYCLKKEGKRLLKIFRSGNAQTVTQSKSEEVVETKSKFKIFPPLPQKYQTIYMYLAKLGLVAWAAVSFASVTNEVVSKYVVCLIFGVIASEIGFLERKPLNLSGSFGWLMTSLMAYIFAQLAKATPSMLAEIVLPLLGIIILGVTGMAIFSMLAGKKMGYSKEMAFATALTALYGFPPNYVLTEEASKALAETDEEREYLMDQMLPKMLVGGFTSVTIVSVVIAGIFVKML
- a CDS encoding sigma-54 interaction domain-containing protein; this translates as MEFQEDRILQKLEFYKEAYDEFKLIFDITYDHISIADEKGVFLKVSKGTEKNFGVSEDKIIGSSAIDVEKIGLIDESMTAMVMKTSKKETALQTTATGRRFMVIGIPMFNEKGKLKRIINVAKDVTEIEKIKNRLKETEEQIEWYRREFQKKQEIENKLVYGETLEMKRVMTLVNQVANVNATVLLQGETGVGKTLIAKTIHNISKRRDKPFVHINCGAIPENLMESELFGYDEGAFTGASKLGKKGFFEIANHGTIFLDEIGEVPIHLQVKLLHALEHQEIYRVGGSSPIKVDVRILAATNKDLKNMVYEGNFREDLYYRLNVLPVKIPPLRDRKKDIPLLTYFFVEKYNKKHCMNKRLTSEAYDVLNSYDWPGNIRELENTIERLLITCDKDCIQGSYVYNTLGNFNEKYDIEVKNIMPLKEATTQVETQLLLKALEEYKTTRKIAQVLGIDQSTVVKKLKKIKNRK
- a CDS encoding HlyC/CorC family transporter; the encoded protein is MEYNTIWKFLLLIILLFFSGFFSASETALMSLSKIRIRHMAEKKIKKAELVNKLIQNPNRLLGAILVGNNIVNIGASALATSLAIDYFGNSGVGIATGIMTILVLIFGEITPKSLATQHSEKVSLKVASIISNITIILNPLVTILIRITNIIINIFGGKTEKKQPFITEEELKTIVTVSHEEGVLEGEEKKMIYNVFEFGDSQAKDVMTPRTDMITLDINSTYEEILFVFKEEQFSRIPIYEDSYDNIVGILYIKDLIFFQTKQEKFNIKKYMRTPYFTYEFKSTAELFYDMRNNRIPIAIVLDEYGGTAGIVTIEDLVEEIVGDIADEYDKYEKEIEVIKDNEYIVDGSTRIDMVNEMLGLDIESEDFDSIGGFVIGIIGKIPKPGEQVNYNNIKFIIESIEKNRIEKLKIIISI
- the zupT gene encoding zinc transporter ZupT, which produces MEQNILFAFGLTLFAGLATGIGSALAFFAKKTNTKFLSVSLGFSAGVMIYVSFAEILLKAKESLVAEMGIKSGSWATAGGFFGGMFLIAIIDKLVPSFENPHSMRSVEEITDEENEDVKKQSLMRMGMMSALAIGIHNFPEGLATFTAALKDPSLGLPIAVAIAIHNIPEGIAVSVPIYYATGNKRKAFYYSFISGLSEPAGAILGYVLLSRLFNDLTFGILFAMVAGIMVYISLDELLPASEKYGEHHLSIYGLIGGMIVMAVSLLLFI
- a CDS encoding EAL domain-containing protein, which translates into the protein MRIAYSIALYIIPPIILFFSSFSYAQRSTIKLQLDENYPPFSLKYNNYIYGFDKDLMNLIFNNKDYILKYSSGSWKDLLTNVKKDNIHITSLIAKNKEREKFLFFTKPVLQSYTGVYSIKNFIDVSLENLSQYKIGVVDSYYEEGILRDILNIDDYITYENPNDLIHGLMSQEVDIVFSNQDVMDYYIIQKNLKSIIIPRITNRFPVDFCYGINKSHPELVKYINNRIEELKKNGIYEELYIKYFYDHSQDYMRKKQYKTYFIISISFILLIIIFIFTRLYIKYLRQKITKEKSLSQNIIDNSNIFIVLWKIDGSIISINKFTERTIGYSEEYIRFKKWDQFVDFSSTNVDKNFIIEKVNSGINLENIIAPIISKDNKKIDVSWNICILPHMDNEKIFGISMGIDISQRLKTENQLTNTIEEYKQAQKKIKYMAYYDSLTQLPNKINFKSMLTNYISNAIKDNTKIAILFLDLDNFKAVNDTFGHSTGDTLIKKVAYRLKSISTGQVSVARMGGDEFILSITNIYSRREIIDTLEEIINLFNTPFNINNRNLYISASIGISIYPDNGVTEQSLFRNADVAMYKAKKQGKNKYHFFTNALYEDTLKSLEYEQDLRMALSRKELELHYQPIIDISKHKIISVEGLLRWRHQSKGMISPMDFIPIAEETGLIIPIGEWVIESACSQLVKWRKQGIKNIKMSINLSPYQIQYSNLSNTIKDILDKTSCPAEHLQLEITESMAIVDLDKTIYFLREMKALGVKIALDDFGTGYSGLNYLAKLPIDTVKIDKEFIKEIPNNCHCSSLLNAIIELSHQLGKDVIAEGVENKIQLDLLNSYKCDMVQGYYFSKPLSSLKTFEFMKGFDIDTGKE
- a CDS encoding DUF3160 domain-containing protein, whose translation is MFRRKKLALLLCCIYISTILLVSIGCTRNDNIATSEDINFDYQRDDKSVNIPFKPVEYEAKVSPYEIKKDLSNIENLEQFGDFTQEQKNSIIENGFVVMPTKEEQLFYIYENNEYMKIPSFVTTDSVLQVYHVFYDYSLRTLENEKLIGILEKLTNNMIEKSIYLYDNAKNDQIKSTLLKNISFFSVAQLCLDKELPENIPQSAKEMAIKEYGLIDENKGFSKSNILPYQLDYSQYKPRGHYTRNDDLKRYFKAMMWYGQVGFPLHILDENGKEKRAMEETLQALLITYTVFLNNEDSGDIDIQLWENIYEPTGFYVGTGDDLNLYHYRDLILDVYGKNPDISEFSDKERLNKIYEEAEKLPEPKIKAKYTQVNMPVGKQFRFMGQRYVPDAEIIQEMVEPIKRPIPSGLDVMAVLGSQRAYDIQIDVNKENEKWDGYVDAFNKMNNKFTNISDDKYRSNMYYGWLWTLKGLLRTFDDGYPSFMTNSVWEDKSLNTALASWSELKHDTVLYGKQSGAECGGGEEPPQIKGYVEPNIEVYERLLWLTKYSKLNLKNRNLLTGSLEDKLQKFEELLQFLIDCSVKQLNNEELTDQEYYDLLTYGGLLEYLTSSFAGDGMRWFEITSDTDKNMAIISDIHTIGPNQYSAGGYFQVGVGPASEIFVVVPIDGKLYITRGAVFSYYEFVNMNKSQGRLTDEEWQNVIKENRVPEQPKWMDSFIKGIKKDMPIPKDPYETGC